One genomic segment of Helianthus annuus cultivar XRQ/B chromosome 14, HanXRQr2.0-SUNRISE, whole genome shotgun sequence includes these proteins:
- the LOC110908588 gene encoding xyloglucan endotransglucosylase/hydrolase 2 — translation MKSFTGFLVVLSSFVMVATAGNFYQDFDLTWGDKRAKIFNGGQLLSLSLDRVSGSGFKSKREYLFGRIDMQLKLVAGNSAGTVTAYYLSSEGPTHDEIDFEFLGNTTGDPYIVHTNVFTQGKGNREQQFYLWFDPTKNFHTYSILWDSRQIVFLVDNTPIRVFANAERKGVPFPKNQPMRIHSSLWNADDWATRGGLVKTDWSKSPFTAYYRNFNVQGSTSSRYMNGAWKSQQLDAYSRRRLRWVQKNFMIYNYCTDLKRFPQGLPAECR, via the exons atGAAATCTTTTACAGGTTTTTTGGTGGTACTAAGTTCTTTTGTTATGGTTGCTACTGCTGGCAACTTTTACCAAGATTTTGATCTAACTTGGGGGGATAAACGGGCCAAGATTTTCAATGGTGGTCAGCTTTTGTCACTATCTTTGGATAGGGTTTCCGGGTCGGGTTTTAAGTCCAAGAGAGAGTATTTGTTTGGGAGGATTGATATGCAGCTTAAGCTTGTTGCTGGCAATTCTGCTGGGACTGTCACAGCTTATTAT TTGTCATCAGAAGGACCAACACACGATGAAATCGACTTTGAGTTCTTGGGAAACACCACTGGTGATCCGTACATTGTGCACACCAATGTCTTTACTCAAGGAAAAGGAAACAGAGAGCAACAATTCTACCTGTGGTTCGACCCAACCAAGAACTTTCACACCTACTCTATCCTTTGGGATTCACGACAAATAGT ATTCTTGGTGGACAACACTCCAATTAGAGTATTTGCAAACGCAGAAAGAAAAGGTGTCCCTTTTCCTAAAAACCAACCCATGAGGATCCACTCGAGCTTATGGAACGCGGACGACTGGGCCACGAGGGGCGGGTTGGTTAAAACCGACTGGTCAAAATCACCCTTTACGGCCTACTATCGCAATTTCAACGTCCAAGGGTCGACTAGTTCGAGGTATATGAATGGGGCATGGAAAAGCCAGCAACTTGATGCATATAGTAGAAGAAGATTGAGATGGGTTCAGAAGAACTTCATGATTTATAACTATTGCACTGATTTAAAGAGGTTTCCTCAAGGTTTGCCTGCAGAATGTAGATAA